The Pempheris klunzingeri isolate RE-2024b chromosome 1, fPemKlu1.hap1, whole genome shotgun sequence genome includes a region encoding these proteins:
- the LOC139225377 gene encoding lysosomal protective protein: protein MFAGGLLVCLLAVFQLGSRAQYAPDEVTHLPGMMFKPNYRQWSGYLQARPGKFLHYWFVTSQRDPAKDPLVLWLNGGPGCSSLDGFLSENGPLHVNDNGATLYENKFSWNKIANVLYVESPAGVGYSYSDDKKYATDDDQVADDNYKALQSFFVKFPNFTQNEFFIFGESYGGIYAPTLSLRVATGAAKINFKGFAVGNGLSSFALNDQTLIYFGYYHGLFGEDLWRDLNINCCDKGSCNFYNSSSETCRTLVNVAFGIVYDSGLNEYALYLDCEGSRRFHRGYERTMSHLFKNSRKHQHTHKFSDRVHPSESLGEVPPCINSTAQLNWLNRGDVRKALHIPDTLPPWDICSDDVGGQYTTLYPTVKEVYLKLLSLGLRALVYNGDTDMACNFLGDQWFVEDLGLKATTKYQSWLYDDQIAGFYQQFGNITFLTVKGAGHMVPQWAPGPAFHMFQSFLTNGPPEPWM from the exons ATGTTCGCCGGAGGGttgctggtgtgtttgctgGCCGTGTTTCAGCTCGGCTCTCGGGCTCAGTACGCTCCCGATGAGGTAACTCACCTGCCAGGTATGATGTTCAAACCGAACTACCGGCAGTGGTCGGGATACCTTCAGGCTCGGCCGGGAAAGTTTCTCCATTACTG GTTTGTGACCTCTCAGAGGGACCCAGCCAAAGACCCCCTGGTGCTCTGGCTGAATGGAGGCCCAGGCTGCAGCTCGCTGGATGGATTCCTGTCAGAGAATGGACCCCTTCAT GTAAATGATAACGGAGCCACACTGTATGAGAACAAATTCAGCTGGAACAAGATCGCCAATGTGCTGTATGTAGAATCTCCTGCAGGAGTGGGATATTCCTACTCTGATGACAAGAAGTACGCCACAGACGATGACCAG GTCGCTGATGATAACTACAAAGCACTGCAGAGTTTCTTTGTCAAATTCCCAAATTTCACTCAAAATGAGTTCTTCATCTTTGGGGAAAGTTACGGTGGAATTTATGCACCAACCCTCAGCCTGCGCGTGGCTACCGGAGCTGCCAAAATCAACTTCAAG ggCTTTGCAGTGGGAAATGGTCTCAGCAGCTTTGCTCTCAATGACCAAACTTTGATCTACTTTGGTTACTACCACGGCCTCTTTGGAGAAGA tttgTGGCGTGATCTGAATATAAATTGCTGTGACAAGGGCAGCTGTAACTTTTACAACTCCAGTTCAGAGACCTGCAGGACGCTG GTGAATGTGGCCTTTGGCATTGTGTACGATAGCGGTCTTAATGAGTATGCCCTGTACTTGGATTGTGAGGGTAGCAGAAGATTCCACAGAGGCTATGAGAGGACCATGAGTCATCTGTTTAAGAACAGCAGGAAGCACCAACACACCCACAAG ttttcagaTCGAGTGCATCCCTCCGAGTCTCTGGGTGAAGTCCCTCCCTGCATTAACAGCACAGCTCAGCTGAACTGGCTGAACCGAGGCGATGTGAGGAAAGCTTTACACATTCCAGATACACTACCACCATGGGACATCTGCAG TGACGATGTTGGAGGGCAATACACCACCCTGTACCCGACCGTGAAGGAGGTGTATctgaagctgctctctctggGCCTGCGGGCGCTCGTCTACAACGGCGACACAGACATGGCCTGCAACTTCCTGGGAGACCAGTGGTTTGTGGAAGACCTCGGGCTGAAG GCAACCACTAAGTACCAGAGCTGGCTTTATGACGATCAGATTGCTGGTTTCTACCAACAGTTTGGAAACATCACCTTCCTGACAGTCAAG GGTGCAGGTCACATGGTTCCTCAGTGGGCTCCAGGTCCAGCTTTCCACATGTTCCAGTCTTTTCTAACTAATGGCCCCCCTGAGCCATGGATGTGA
- the slc38a7 gene encoding sodium-coupled neutral amino acid transporter 7, producing the protein MAINTDVEDWGGVGSNDSGERAWLLQSPSVDSVRHPEADSSRSGGVSSLGAVFIVVNAALGAGLLNFPAAFSMAGGVTAGVMLQLFMLIFIISGLVILGYCSQVCNESTYQEVVRAVCGKVTGVLCEVAIAVYTFGTCIAFFIVIGDQLDRLMAAVAHETDGTVGVLWYTNRKFTIVVTAVLVILPLSIPKEIGFQKYASALSVMGTWYVTVVVIVKYIWPDKELTPSYVPTSSASWTAVFNAMPTICFGFQCHVSCVPVFNSMSRKEIKPWGFVVTLSTIICLFVYTGTGVCGFLTFGSSVSQDVLMSYPPDDIAVAIARAFIVICVVTSYPILHFCGRAVIEGLWLRFQGEQVEVCVRREQRRRILQTLVWFVVTLVLALFIPDIGRVISLIGGLAACFIFVFPGLCLMQAKLSETDNRSPSWHGLVVFGVVMVTIGAFIFGLTTTNSIYQDVVS; encoded by the exons ATGGCGATTAACACTGATGTTGAGGACTGGGGTGGAGTTGGGAGTAATGACTCTGGAGAACGGGCGTGGCTCTTGCAGAGCCCCAGCGTGGACTCGGTCCGGCATCCTGAGGCGGACAGCAGTAGGAGCGGGGGCGTGTCGTCTTTGGGAGCTGTCTTCATCGTGGTGAACGCAGCACTGGGAGCAGGTCTACTCAATTTCCCTGCAGCCTTCAGTATGGCAGGAGGAGTAACTGCCGGAGTGATGCTTCAGCTG TTCATGCTGATCTTCATAATCAGTGGACTGGTGATCCTGGGCTACTGCTCCCAG gtcTGCAATGAAAGCACCTATCAGGAAGTTGTCCGAGCCGTTTGTGGGAAAGTCACAGGAGTCCTATGTGAAGTCGCCATTGCTGTCTACACCTTTGGGACTTGTATTGctttctttattgtcattggAGACCAGCTGGATCGCC TGATGGCTGCAGTGGCTCATGAAACAGATGGTACAGTCGGTGTCCTCTGGTACACCAACCGCAAATTTACAATCGTTGTCACTGCAGTCCTGgttattcttcctctctccattcCCAAAGAGATTGGCTTTCAGAAGTATGCCAG TGCACTGAGTGTGATGGGAACCTGGTATGTCACCGTTGTGGTCATTGTTAAGTACATCTGGCCGGATAAAGAGTTGACTCCAAGCTACGTTCCCACCAG TTCTGCTTCCTGGACTGCAGTTTTCAATGCAATGCCCACCATATGCTTTGGTTTCCAG TGCCATGTCAGCTGCGTGCCGGTGTTTAACAGCATGAGTAGAAAAGAGATCAAACCTTGGGGATTTGTGGTCACTCTCAGCACGAtaatctgtctctttgtgtaCACAGGAACAG GCGTCTGTGGCTTCCTGACATTTGGTTCCAGTGTCAGTCAGGATGTGCTGATGTCGTATCCTCCTGATGATATTGCCGTCGCCATTGCAAGAGCCTTTATTGTCATCTGCGTCGTCACCTCCTACCCCATTTTACACTTCTGTGGCAG GGCAGTTATAGAAGGACTTTGGCTGCGTTTCCAAGGCgagcaggtggaggtgtgtgttcGCCGTGAGCAGCGGAGGAGGATCCTGCAGACGCTGGTGTGGTTTGTCGTCACCCTTGTTCTCGCCCTCTTCATCCCAGATATTGGTAGAGTGATCTCACTGATCGGAGGATTGGCAGCCTGCTTCATCTTTGTCTTCCCAG GACTGTGTTTGATGCAAGCCAAGCTGTCGGAAACGGACAACCGATCTCCGAG CTGGCATGGATTGGTGGTCTTTGGTGTTGTCATGGTTACGATCGGCGCCTTCATCTTTGGCCTGACCACGACCAACTCCATCTATCAAGACGTCGTCAGCTaa